The DNA sequence TGCAGCACCAGCTCCGAGTCGGACGACGAGGTGAAGATCGCGCCTTCCTTTTCAAGCCGCGACTTCAGCTCGCCGGCGTTGGTGATGTTGCCGTTGTGCCCGGCGGCCATGTGGCGGAACTTGAACTTCATCAGGAGCGGCTGGGCGTTGGTCAACGAGGAGGATCCGGTGGTCGAATAGCGGTTGTGGCCGATGGCGGCGAACCCTGAGAGACCGGCCAGCGCCTCACGATCGGGGAAGACATCGGCGATCTCGCCCATGCCCTTGCGCACCGTGACCGTCTCGCCGTTGCTGACGGCAATGCCGGCCGACTCCTGGCCGCGGTGTTGCAGCGAGTAGAGGCCGAAGTAGGCCATCTCGGCCGGCTTGCGATGGCCGAAGATGCCGAAGACGCCGCACTCGCAGGCCGGCTTGTCGATGCAGGAATCGCCGGCGGCAAAACTCTGGTCGTAGTCGTCATTCATCATGGAAACTCACTAAACGCAATCGGAGGCGCCGGCGTTGGCGCTAATTCACCGCGTCGACACCCACACCGTGCGAATACACCATCTGGCCCCCGAAATAGGCGCCATAACCGACCACCACCGCCGCCGCCAGTACCAGAAACAAATAGAGGAACCCCGCCTTGCGCGGAAATGCTCCCCGCAGGCCCACCCGCCAGAAGGTCAAGGTCGCCAGGAGCCCGGTGCTGACAAAGGCCATGATCTCATGCGCCGCGAGCAGATCATGAACCACCCCGCCGGTGTTTTCCGGTTCGGCCGCCAGTCCGCTGGCCACCGCCGCCAGCGCGCCGCAGAGCGCGAGGATCAGAAGCGGCGTGCTGCCGGCCCAGAACCCGGCGCGCAACAGATTCTCGCGGTCGAATATCCAACGTCCGATGTCCAGGAGCATCACTACCATTACAAGCGCGATGGGGAAGTGGACAATGGTCGGATGCAGTTCCATCAAATCGTGTTGTCCCGCCCGCATGCGGGCCGCTGGGAAGCGCCCTATCTACCCCGGCTGGTCGGCGTCGTCAATCAGTAAGTTGCCCTGTCTGAACTGCGCCAACTGTGCACCCTGGTTCACACCAAAACACCGCTTCGTACCTAATAGGTCCGATTGGTCTCAAAGGATCAATCCGCCGATCTTGCAAGTGCTTGCAGGCGCATTGGTTGCGACAATTGTCGCAGGCATTACTTTAGGCGACTCGCTTCGGGCAATCTTCAACGGCGGCACCGAGTTTGCGCTTTCATCGCGCGGGGAGTTTTGTCTCCCTTGGGAGAGGTCTGCCCGATGAGCGACATGCCAGACACCGTTGAACACCGCTACCGCATCCTGGGCCAGTTGGCGCTGGCTGCCGCGCGTGGCGAAGATCCGCAGGCGCTTTTGCGGCAGGCCCTCGCCGACGCGGTGACCACGGTCGGACTGGCCGCCGGCGCGGCGCGCATCTTCGGGCCGGAGGGCGCCGACCTTGCCCACGCCCAGGTCGGCGATCCCGCGGCGGTGCGTCAGATCGAGCAACTTGAGCAGACGCTGCTGGGCCAACTGCGCAAAACCTGGTCGGTTAAGTCGCTGTTCATGACGCTGGATCTGGAGGCCCCCGCCGGCATTTTCTCGTATCCCTTGCGCGCCAATGACACCGTAATCGGCGTCATCACCGGGATCGCCTACGGTGAGCGCAGTCTGGCGGTCGAGGAGGAGTTTGTCAGCTATCTCGCTTCGATGATGGTGCTGATCGGACGCGGCGGTCCGGCCTGGTCGCAACCCGAGGCGGCCCTCGATGCGCAGCGACTCGACAACGTCCGCACCGAGGCGGTCATCGAAACCGGCGCCGCCCTCAACCACGAGATCAACAATCCGCTCATGGCCGTGCTCGGCAACGTGCAGCTGCTCATGCGCAAGTCCCCGTCGTTGGACCCCGACACCCTCGCCCGTCTGACCAAGGTGCAGGAAGCGGCCGAACGCATCCGCGATGTCACCCACGCTCTCGTACGCATCAAGAAAGCGAAAAGCGCCCCCTACCCCGGCGGCGGTCGCATGATCGACATCGACGGCTCGCCGAAAAGCGAGTGACGAGCGACAGGAAAGGGCGGAGCCAGTCTCGCCGACCGGCTCCGCCCGTCCAATCTGGTTGCGTTTAGATTAATTGCTTCAAAAGCCGCAGGACCATCCGGTTGAAGCCCTCGGGGCCGGGGGCGCCGGCGAGGCGGATGCCTTTGTGCTCGCGCAGGAAGGGGTGGTACTTGCCATCGGGACGTTTGACCGCCACGGCGATGTCGCAGACGTTCATCATCGGCCAGTCGCTGGGCGCGTCGCCGAAGGCCAGCGTGCGCGGCTTGACCGGCTCGACCGCGTTGTACCACTTGATCAACTCGGCGACCGCTTTGCCCTTGTCGGCGTCCTCGCCGATCAGATGGTAGAACCGCCCGCCTTCGATGATCGCAAATCCGTTCTTGCTCAGGTTCTTCAGATGATTCTGCAGGGCCGCCTCCGACGGCGTCGGGCGGAAGATGAACGGCTCGGAATACTCGCGCTTTTTGGCCAGCGCCACCATCCCGTGCGGCACGCCCGACATCGCGGAGATGGTCTCGAGGTTCCAGTCGCCGAATCCCTCGCAGTGGACCTTGGTCGCTTCGCGGTAGGTGACCAATTGCTTGCGGACCTCGGTGTAGGGGACGCCGAACTCGCGCACCCAGAAACCGTCCTTCTCCTTGGCGCCGCGCGGCTTTTCGGGCACACCCGCCTTGGGCCAGAAAATGGCCGAGCCGTTCTCGCAGATAAACGGGGTGTCCAGCCCCAGCAGTTTGCGCAGGTGCACGATCTCGTAGCGTGTCTTCGACGAGACCAGCACCAGCGGCACATTGAGCCGCTTGAGTTCGCGCAGACCCGCCTGGGCGGCCTCGTACGAGTAGCTGTGGAAGTCCAGAAGCGTGCCGTCGAGGTCGGTGAACACGACCAGCCCCGGCTTGAGCGGACGGGATTTCTTCTTCGGCGGCGCCATGACTGCAGTCCGTTGGTCGCTGGCGATCTTCAAGATGACTCTCCGAATGTAAGTGAGTTGAATCGTCTTCGGCAACCGTAAAGCCGCGGTTGTACTGATCGTCCTTCAGCGCGCGTGGGTGCCTCGTGAATGCGGATAGAAGATACGACAATTCGATTCGACTTGACAAGTCCCGCGCGAATTTTGCATCTTGGCGCCGGCGTTCGGAGATCGCCCGATGGCGATCGACCGGGAAGGCGGTGCAAATCCGCCACAGCCCCGCTGCTGTAAGCGGCTACAACGACGGCATCGAAGCCACTGGATTGCATCCGGGAAGGCGCCGTCGAAGGCGCGAAGCCGCAAGTCAGAACACCGGGCCGAACGTGTCAGATCACCAACGACGCCTTCGCGGGAGGGAGCGGGTGACAGGGACGGGTCCCACGACCCGGCCATGCCATCATCACCCGGCCTGATTCCCGGCCGGGTTTTTCTTTCCGACCCCCACCACGGCGCCGTCCAGCCCGCCACTCCGAGGGGAGGTGGAGGTCGATGCCCGGGTTCTCCCGTTTTGTCTGCCGTGTTGCCACTCTGGCGCTCTTGCTCTCGCCGGCGTCGGGGTGGACACAATCCGACATCGTGATTTCCGGCGTCGTGGTCGACGCGGCCACGCTGGCCCCGGTTGATCAGGCGACGATCCATGTCGAAGGCACGGCGCTGACGGCCCATTCGCAGGCCGACGGCGGCTTTACCCTGCGCGCGGTGCCCTATGGCGCTTGGACATTGATCGTTGAACGCGCCGGATACCATGCGCGGCGCATCGAACAGGTCCGGATCGACGAGGGACTGGCGCGCAACTTGCACATCGAACTGCAGCCCGATCCGGTGCACATCCAGGGACTAAGATCCACCGCTCCTGCCGTCGCGTCCGCGTCAATCCGTCGTATCGAACTGCATGGAGGGCGGTATGCGGGCAAGACCCTCGCCGATGTGCTGGCTACGGTGCCCGGCATTCGTGTCTACGGCAGTGCCGATGCGCCCGGCGGCACGCGCATCTCGCTGGGCGGCGAGCCGGCCAGCCGTGTGGCGGTCCTGCTCGATGGCCTGCCCCTGTCGGGCGGCGCCGATGGCGCGGTCGACTTGGAGGCGATTCCGAAAGCGGCCATCACCGCGATCGAGGTCCGTCCCGGCAGCCAGAGTCTGATCGGCGGCGATGCGGCCATGGGCGGCGCGATCAATTTGATCACCGCGCCGCCGCCATCGCCGCGGCAATTGACCGTTTCTTCGCAGGCCGGGCCGTGGGGCGCCTTCGAGCAGGAGACAAACGCCACCATGCGATCCGGCTCGCTGCATCTGTCCGCCGGCGGCGAATATGGCCGTCGCGATGACCGCTACCGCTACATCGACGCCGCCACCGGCGCCTCGGCCACGCGACGCAACGCCGGCCGGAACGAGGGGCGGATGTTTGCGCGACTCACACAGTCCACGCGGCCAACGTTGGAGCTGCTCGGTTATGGCTCGCGCATCGAGCGCGGCGCGCCGGGAACCATCGAACGCCCGCTCACCTCGGCGGCTGCGACCAATAAGAATGCCCGTGTCCAGACCAGCCAAGCATGGGCGGTCGGCTCCCAGGCTGCGCTGGCAGTCGCCGGTTGGTATGAGTTCACCAGCGAATACTACAACGCCACGGCGGAACGTGTGCCATTCCATACATATATACGGGAGCATTACCTCGGGGCCCGTGTCGGCGGCGAGTTCGACTGGTTGCGCGGGACCCTGACGCTGGAAGGGGAGAGCCGGAGGCGCGATCTTCGCGGCGATGATCACCAACGTCCGGCGCTCGCCTTCGGCGCACAATCGCGCGCGGAGTATGCGTTGCGCGCCCGCTGGCGACGCACATTGGGCGCGTGGTCTGTCTCCGGCGGCGTGGCGGTCGATGCCGATGCCGACAACCGTCCTGGCTGGTCGCCGCGCGCCGACGTCAGTTGGCGTCTGCTCGACGGGCTGCACTTAGGCGCGGGCTGGGGGCATTCGTTCCGCCGTCCGCTGCTCTTGTCGGCGTTCTGGAAAAGCGATTACTACACGCAGGGCAACCCGGATCTGCGTCCCGAACGCGCGGTCGAGTGGGACCTGTCGGCGCGGGGACGTTTCCGGTGCCTGCATGCCGACGTACGCTATTTCGAACGCGATGTCACCGATATCATCGTCTGGGACCTGCGCGGCGCGCCGCCGCGTTATCAACCGGTCAACCTTGCCGGCGCGCGCGTCATCGGCCGTGAGGACCATCTCGCGGCCACGGCCTGGGACGGCCGAGTCACGCTGGACTACACCCACATCTTCACCGCCGGCACCGACGCCTCCGGTGAATTCAATTACCAGGGCCGGACACTGGTCTTCATGCCGCGTCACACTCATGACCTGATCGGCGATGCGCAACTGGGGCGTTGGGGTGTCCACGCCGCCGCGCATTGGGTCGGGCCGCGTTACACGCTGCGCGCCAACACCAAGTCGCAGCCGGCCTATCGACGAGTCGATGCCGCCATCCGTTGCGCCATCCGTCGCGGGCGGCCGGATCTGACGATCGCCCTGCGTGGCGAAAACTTGACCAATGAACCCATCGAACTGTTGCAGGGATACCCATCGCCGGCCCGCGCGCTGACGCTGTCCCTGACAGTGGGGTTGGAGTAAAGGAGAGCGACCGTATGCGCACCGCCACAAGTCTGCTCCTGGTTTGGAGCATCATCCTCGGACTGACTCTGCGCGGCTCCGAAGCCCGGGCCGTCGACGATCTGGATCGGCTTTATGTCATCAACGGCCTCGGCGAAACACTGACCTTGATCGACCGTGCCGGCGATTCGCTGGTGGCCAACTGGATGCCGCTGGGAGGATGCCCAAACCGCGTCCGTGCCCACGACGGCCTCCTGTTGGTGGTCAACTCCTGCACCGATGATATCATGGTCATCGACGCAGCGAGCCGAACGTTGCTGCGCACGGTCGCCTTCCCCAGCGGCGATAATCCCTGGGACGTCTTGGTCCTCGATGATTCGCTCTGCGCCGTGTCGCTTTTGGTGGCCAATGAGGTAGCCATTGTGAATTATCAGGTTGGTGTCGAACGGCGCCGGTTCGCGGTGGGAACCAGCCCGGAGGGGTTGCTCTATTACGCCGGACGTCTCTGGATCGCCAACTCCGGTCTCGATTTCGGCACGTTTGAGTACGGTCAGGGGACCGTGTCGATTGCCAACGCGTCGTTGACCGCTGCGCAAGTCTCCGTCAATGTCGGCGCCAACCCACAGGTGCTGGCTGTCGGCGGCGATGGCGAGGTGCATGTCCTCTGCACCGGCAATTACGCCGACCGTGTCGGACGCGTCTACACACTCGATCGCGATTCCTGGCTGCCGACCGATTCAATCCTGATCAACGATTATCCCGGCGATTTGGCGATCGCGCCCGACGGCATCGGCTACATTGCCGGCGGCGGATTCGTTGACTCCGGGGT is a window from the bacterium genome containing:
- a CDS encoding DUF2231 domain-containing protein; its protein translation is MELHPTIVHFPIALVMVVMLLDIGRWIFDRENLLRAGFWAGSTPLLILALCGALAAVASGLAAEPENTGGVVHDLLAAHEIMAFVSTGLLATLTFWRVGLRGAFPRKAGFLYLFLVLAAAVVVGYGAYFGGQMVYSHGVGVDAVN
- a CDS encoding histidine kinase dimerization/phospho-acceptor domain-containing protein; the encoded protein is MSDMPDTVEHRYRILGQLALAAARGEDPQALLRQALADAVTTVGLAAGAARIFGPEGADLAHAQVGDPAAVRQIEQLEQTLLGQLRKTWSVKSLFMTLDLEAPAGIFSYPLRANDTVIGVITGIAYGERSLAVEEEFVSYLASMMVLIGRGGPAWSQPEAALDAQRLDNVRTEAVIETGAALNHEINNPLMAVLGNVQLLMRKSPSLDPDTLARLTKVQEAAERIRDVTHALVRIKKAKSAPYPGGGRMIDIDGSPKSE
- a CDS encoding HAD-IIB family hydrolase; the protein is MAPPKKKSRPLKPGLVVFTDLDGTLLDFHSYSYEAAQAGLRELKRLNVPLVLVSSKTRYEIVHLRKLLGLDTPFICENGSAIFWPKAGVPEKPRGAKEKDGFWVREFGVPYTEVRKQLVTYREATKVHCEGFGDWNLETISAMSGVPHGMVALAKKREYSEPFIFRPTPSEAALQNHLKNLSKNGFAIIEGGRFYHLIGEDADKGKAVAELIKWYNAVEPVKPRTLAFGDAPSDWPMMNVCDIAVAVKRPDGKYHPFLREHKGIRLAGAPGPEGFNRMVLRLLKQLI
- a CDS encoding TonB-dependent receptor; its protein translation is MPGFSRFVCRVATLALLLSPASGWTQSDIVISGVVVDAATLAPVDQATIHVEGTALTAHSQADGGFTLRAVPYGAWTLIVERAGYHARRIEQVRIDEGLARNLHIELQPDPVHIQGLRSTAPAVASASIRRIELHGGRYAGKTLADVLATVPGIRVYGSADAPGGTRISLGGEPASRVAVLLDGLPLSGGADGAVDLEAIPKAAITAIEVRPGSQSLIGGDAAMGGAINLITAPPPSPRQLTVSSQAGPWGAFEQETNATMRSGSLHLSAGGEYGRRDDRYRYIDAATGASATRRNAGRNEGRMFARLTQSTRPTLELLGYGSRIERGAPGTIERPLTSAAATNKNARVQTSQAWAVGSQAALAVAGWYEFTSEYYNATAERVPFHTYIREHYLGARVGGEFDWLRGTLTLEGESRRRDLRGDDHQRPALAFGAQSRAEYALRARWRRTLGAWSVSGGVAVDADADNRPGWSPRADVSWRLLDGLHLGAGWGHSFRRPLLLSAFWKSDYYTQGNPDLRPERAVEWDLSARGRFRCLHADVRYFERDVTDIIVWDLRGAPPRYQPVNLAGARVIGREDHLAATAWDGRVTLDYTHIFTAGTDASGEFNYQGRTLVFMPRHTHDLIGDAQLGRWGVHAAAHWVGPRYTLRANTKSQPAYRRVDAAIRCAIRRGRPDLTIALRGENLTNEPIELLQGYPSPARALTLSLTVGLE
- a CDS encoding dockerin type I domain-containing protein, translating into MRTATSLLLVWSIILGLTLRGSEARAVDDLDRLYVINGLGETLTLIDRAGDSLVANWMPLGGCPNRVRAHDGLLLVVNSCTDDIMVIDAASRTLLRTVAFPSGDNPWDVLVLDDSLCAVSLLVANEVAIVNYQVGVERRRFAVGTSPEGLLYYAGRLWIANSGLDFGTFEYGQGTVSIANASLTAAQVSVNVGANPQVLAVGGDGEVHVLCTGNYADRVGRVYTLDRDSWLPTDSILINDYPGDLAIAPDGIGYIAGGGFVDSGVVYRYDSRTHAILNGPSNPWKTARGVLSVVPRLEGGVFALCFSADSVTELAANGPLVDAWAGGDGPGYAAYVTNRVPGDLNEDGVHNVQDVVEIINTAFRGGAPSGRPNAADVNGDCVCDILDAVALVNHVFRGGATLYWGCLQ